A window of Thermodesulfobacteriota bacterium genomic DNA:
ATCTCCTGCCCCAATTTCCAGTATTTTGATTTGAGGTAGGGTAGCGCCTATGATGCCCTGCATGTCTCCATACATACCGGCAGTATTCATAATGACACGTTCAATCTGTTTTTCTCTTTTTGCCCATATTCTTGTCATAGCCCTTTTTTCCTGATCCAAATCCTCTTTCATAGACTTAAATGCTTCAACGATAGCCTCTACCTTCTGTTTGAATTCAGGACCAGAAAGATAATTGTAAATAGCTTCCACCTTTTCATTTTTACCAATAGCTGAAAGTTTTGCCTGAGACAATTCTATTAAACCTTCCCTTAATACCTCTGCCAGACTGCTTGCAAGCATAAAATTTGTTACCCATACACCTTCCAATTGAGCAAAAGAATTAATCCCTTTTGGCAGAGCTTCAGTAACTATAACTGCAATCTCTGCTTTTACATCTCTTTGATCATCTTTAAGTTTCGAAAGCCAGCCATCACTCCATGCTTTTGTATGTTTTGTTTCCCAGATTATTGCCCCGCAATGTTGACCACTTCGACTATATACCTTTTGCAAAATATCAGCCCCTCTCATTCCTTTGGGAACAGGCTCAATTTCATCAACGGGGAAGCATATCTTCAAATGAGCCTCTAAATCCAATTCCAATACCTCTCCCTGAGTCTGCATAGAACCCTGTTCAGCCTTCCTCCGCTTTAACTGCTTATCAATTTCAGAGAAAATCTTATCCACTCTTATTTTTCCCGCAAAAACCCAATTTTCCTTTTGTGTTTTTCTGGAGGAATCATTAGCTGGTGGATGGCATCGAAAACAACCTTGAACTGGGAATCGTATTTCTTCTCCAGGGTCTCAAGTTTTCGTGCAAGCTCTGCATTAGAGGAAAGCAGTTGCCGGAGTTTTACAAATGCCCGCATAATCTCTATGTTGACTTTGACCGCTCTTTCACTATTAAGTACGCTGGAGAGCATCGCTACCCTCTGTTCGGTGAAAACACAAGGTAAATATTTTCGATGTTCTCCGCGGCCTTTCTTTAAGGTCACAATTTGTGACCTTAAAGATTCATTCTTCTCTTTCGTAAGTTGAAACATAAAGTCTTTAGGAAATCTTCCGATATTCCTTTTAACAGTTTGGTTTAGCACTTTAACAGATACTTCATAAAGTCCTGCAAGGTCGCTGTCCAGCATGACCTTCTCACCACGAATGAGAAGAATTTTCTTTTCAATCACTTCCATCGGAACAAGCGTTTTATTCACACCTCTACCTTGAAGTCACAATCTGTGATATCTTCCTTTTTCTTCACAGCCTAAACCTCTCCCTCTTCCCCGCCAAGAACCTAGCCTTCGTCAACTTCAGCTGCTTATCAATCTCTGAGAAAATCTTATTTACCTCTTCCTCTGTATACTCATAAGAACTTTTATTAGAGCAATTTCCGAGTATCCTTATTTTTTCAAGGATATCATTAG
This region includes:
- a CDS encoding DUF2130 domain-containing protein, which codes for MDKIFSEIDKQLKRRKAEQGSMQTQGEVLELDLEAHLKICFPVDEIEPVPKGMRGADILQKVYSRSGQHCGAIIWETKHTKAWSDGWLSKLKDDQRDVKAEIAVIVTEALPKGINSFAQLEGVWVTNFMLASSLAEVLREGLIELSQAKLSAIGKNEKVEAIYNYLSGPEFKQKVEAIVEAFKSMKEDLDQEKRAMTRIWAKREKQIERVIMNTAGMYGDMQGIIGATLPQIKILEIGAGDGTEETNGAKELK
- a CDS encoding ORF6N domain-containing protein, producing MEVIEKKILLIRGEKVMLDSDLAGLYEVSVKVLNQTVKRNIGRFPKDFMFQLTKEKNESLRSQIVTLKKGRGEHRKYLPCVFTEQRVAMLSSVLNSERAVKVNIEIMRAFVKLRQLLSSNAELARKLETLEKKYDSQFKVVFDAIHQLMIPPEKHKRKIGFLREK